The Drosophila sulfurigaster albostrigata strain 15112-1811.04 chromosome 3, ASM2355843v2, whole genome shotgun sequence genomic sequence GCTTCAATGCAATGTGGTGTGCAGATGATTTGAATCAGCCGCAGCTGGAATGGCTCTCGGACATCTACAGTATTCAACCCTATGCGCATCAACCGCGGGTCCTGCTCGGCTGGGCAGCAGGCCCCAATACGGAGGTCATTGAATCGATTGACTCTAAACTGTTGACCCTTGGAATTATGCTTATGCTACGCAAGTTTTTGCCCAAAATGAAAGTCACACAACCGAAGTGCGTGGTCACCAGTCACTGGAGCATTGATCCCGCTCATATGGGCTCCTATTCGTATCCCTCGATGCTGACAAAGAGCTACAACACGGGACCCGATCAACTAGCTCAACCGGTCAATGTGCTGGCCTATGAGCCGACGACTCCATCGTATGTCTCCCTGCTGGACATCAGACCGATTACGGTGCGACCCctaattttgtttgctggcGAGGCGACCAGCTCCGATCACTATTCGACGGTGCATGGAGCTGTGGAGACGGGTATACGGGAGGCGCGTCGTCTCGCCGGCTACTATCAGAAGGATTTGTAATAGTTTATATACTACATGTAGGTAGTAGTAAATGAGCACAAAGTATTCACATTTAGCTacattgttatattttaaataataaaaatgcttaaGGTCTCTTTAAACCTTTACTGCTCCCGAATGATTTGTGGCTTGAAGTCCAGCTCCGATGCTTTCTTCAGCGACTCCGCATAGAGTGGCAAACGTTGCGTCTGCCGGAAGCCCCAGAAGTCCTTGACCTGACGGCACAAGTTCAAGTCCAGCTCCGTGATCAGCAAGCCATCCTGGCAACGCGACAAGCTCTGCAAGCAAAGGCCAATTAATACTTGTTGGGGATGCTTTACACTTAAACCTACTGGAGTGCGGGTGCCATCGGGAGCAGCCACATAGGTGGATCCATAGAAGGGTCCGAATTGCTTGTGTGCCGGCTGGCCATCGCCAGAGGTGTACTCATTGGGGAACTCCTCGGTGCCCACGCGATTGATTGGCACCGTGAAGTAGCTGTTGGCAATCGCCGCATTGCGTGCCTCGATGCTCCACAATGGCTCCGAGAGTCGCCCGATGGTGGCCGAGGGATTGAAGACAATTTCGGCGCCATTCAAACCGAACATCATCCAGTTCTGCGGATGATGGCGACCATAGCAGATGTTGATGGCAATCTTACCGAACTCGGTCTCAAATACCGGATGCCCTGTGTTGCCCTCCATGTAGTAGGTGGACTCGTTAAAGTCTCCCACACGTGGGATGTGATTCTTGCGATGCTTTCCGAGGTAGCGACCGCTGTTGGAGATGACAACAGCAGTATTCCAAATGGTCTCACCATGCTCCACATCGCGTTCGAGAATGGAGTGTATGATGACCATGTTGTAGGCCTTGGCCAGCTCGGCCAGCATTTTAGTGGTGGGACCTTTCTCCGCTTCTTCGGCGAATTCGCACCATGGGAACTTTTCGCGTGTGCAGAAAGCAAATGGCATGGCTGAGAAGAGAGGAATGTTTAGAGGGGAATAATGAaagagagcgggagaaaatactGACTCCATGCCTCTTGCGTGCACACAATGTTGCAGCCTGCTTCCGCTGCGGCCTTGATCATGGCCTTGACCTTCTTCCAGATGCCCTCGCGTTGCTCAGCAATTGGCGCCGTCGTTGGCAGTGCAATGGAATTCTGAATGGCGCCCACACGCACTAGACGCGGCTTCCTCAGCTCTTCGGGGCGAGCGGTGAAGCGATAACCTTTGATTTCGAAGCCATTCTCCTTGGCGGTGGTCAAGGCGCTTGCAGGCAGCTCAAGGGTTTGTCTAAGGGGGTAACACAAACGTTAAGAATGGGAgcgtgtgagagagagagagagtaaatAACAGAAAGCGAGAGTGGATGgtatacagagagagagagagcgtacTCTTCTCTGCTCATTGTtcgctttttcttttgccacttcgtaaacatttatttttattattattatatatctGCGTTTGTTTTGATCATCATTTTTTGCCACCAGCTTGCGATATACATACGTATTCCAACGGACGCCgcgacgtatacgtaatattttttttctaattataaatttaatgggTGTTTCTCTACATATTCTACATATTGATATAGGGAATGGCTGTCCAATGGATTCCATCGTGTTCTCTATAAAGTATTTGACTTTCTTCTAGACTTATCTCTGTTGTATTTCAATTGCCTATCAACTGAGTGCTAATCTAAATGCTTAATTGCATTAGCATACTTActtaattacatatatacatagcTAGATTGTTGTATGCTATATAGTGAACTTACTCCTTCTCCACCCCATAGAGTATGCGCTTGACCTCTTTCAGCTCCTCGGCGGGCAAATGCTTCTCCAAGCATTCATCAAGACTCTTCAACTCAAATGCAGACATGATTATACCAGTTGTGGTCTGACaaaagtgcaattaaaattgaatgaaattgcGAGTATTATTCAGGAACGACGGGAGCAACCACTCGCGATAAGCGCACAATCCGGAATGTGAATGCCATGCGATCGCTGCCATCGCCGCAGTTAATTTCTGCCTCTTTTTCTCTGCGGCTCTTGTCtctctcgctgctgctgctgctgtctctgcctctgtctctgctaGTGTTCCTCTCTCTGCGTCGCAGTTTCCCTGCCTGGTGGCTTTGATTGACCTTATCGCGGTCAGTAATGACGCAGCTGTTGTATTGAGCGCATGCGGTCTACCTTTAACAGCTGAGCAGTCGCAGTGTTAACCCTTATGTGCACTTTTGTACTGCACTTGGACAGCAAATTTAAATCCAAAGTTACTAGCAATGGAAATCTTATGCGCTTTAGTTGATTTATATGGCGTGGTACAAAGTTTTGCTTGTGGTTTCTTTTGTTGGTTTAGTgataacaaataatacaatGTTGAGCTTATCAAAAATCAGCTGAGGTGTTATCCGACTTCGCACTAAACATATGCAAATAGCGAGCTAGTGCGTACTTTAACACTTATGTGGATCGCTTTAagtaatttgcatattatatCCGATGATTAAATATCCTCATAAAAACCATGCTAGCTAAAAAATCCTTTAAAATATCTCTGAAAGAGTTTTCCTCTTGTTTTCCATAGCAGCTCTTTGTCTATGAAATAATATTCCAAttctattagttttttttaatatataatatcattCTACTATGCCATAGTAATctattgaataaaaatgccCTTTGCTATCAGATCACAAAAGTCAGTTTTGCTGGAATTTGTaacacatttataattttctctGGTTTGtctataaaatttaaacattttatatctttaatatatatagatggATTTCGGACATCATTATtcgaataaaataattgttgtacaacatattttcattttgtaataataatttcgcTTAAATGTTTTGGTTAAATGGTTTCTTGAATTAGTTTACATAttataatttgctttttatttttggttttcgcttggttttctttttatcatttttactTCAGTTTATTGTATTCTTTTCATTGTTTTCACTGTTACGCAAAAAGGTACATGTCGTGAAAAGGACTAACGCTGGACAGGATCGTCCCCAAGGGTTGCCTAAGGgtaaatagtatttttctCTATATACGTCTCTTATGTCGTTTCGGTCCAGTTCAGTTTAGTCAAATTGAGTCGGtctctttgtctgtctgtccgtctgtcgcTATCTAAATGCCGTTCAACATTGGCAACTAACTGTACATTTAGCTTTATCGGTTTCTCACGTTGCTTCACTTTTTTAGGGCAGtaagaacaataacaagaaccaAAACAAGGGCTAAATTCGTATGGCAAATACTttggtgttttctttttctttgttttgttttttctttgttcaACAAATGCATGGCATGCTGTGATCCTTGATCCCTTAATTTACTGCACCCAAATCGAGGGCGCCCACAGAGGTTCATTCTCGAGTCGCTGCACATTCTGGACAAGTTGCTCGAAAGCATTCACCAGCTCCCCATTGACGATCTCCACATCGAAGAAGTGGCCATATAGGAAGTCAATGCGATCCGCCGATTTCAGCATATCCTCGAACTCTTCATCGGTGAAGCTGCGCGCATTCGCCTCATCGAACGTGGACTTGGCCCTCGCCTCGGTTCGCGTCGACTTGAGCACACTCAACTCTGGAGGCTTAATGTGCACAAGGAATGGTTTCAGCTGTGCCGTGCGCAGCGTCTTAATGGCCTGATAATGCGGACTGATCACACAGACGCAGCCGGCGTTCACAATCGACTTGACACTCTCTGCCGAAGTGCCATAGAGGTGTCCCTTGTACTCTCCGTGTTCCACAAATTTGCCCGCCTCGATGTCTGCATCCATTTTATCGCGCGCCACAAAGATGTACTCCCTGCCAGGAACTTCACCAATACGCATGGGTCGAGTGGTATCTAAAATATGGAATATACATTGTGATTAACTTGTAAGGGACAAATTGAATTCTAAAAACACGATTAATTTTAggaaattttgattttatgattaagtcttttaaatttttaggaaattcaaacattaaaatgttatattttaaactagTATTTTGATCTTGAAATGAGGAAGTTCTTCGTTTCTATtgtcgttgcttttgcttgtagaattttaaatttgtgtattgAGATTTTTCATtctaatttaagtttttttgtagaaaatttgaatttaaagagtttctatattaatttggaattttgatcttgaaatgagaaaaaataatttcaaatgttcTTTTTCAATTCTTAAAACGagaatgtttttctttaaaaaattttcgATATTCGCATTATGcatttctataataaaatagGATTTCTTTTcttgaagttgaagttttaAGATTAGGCTAGAACAACATTATAAATGTTCTATTTTGGTTTTTCACTTTCAAAACTTACATGGGACTGGACTACGGAATTTCTCCGGATCCCGAGCTATAAGACGTCGCCTCAATTCATTACGACCAACTCCAGGGGCACCAATGAGCACGACTGGACGAAAGATGCCAGGACGAGGATACAGCTTGGCCACCTCCTCATATGTGGCAATCAGTTCGCGATCAAAGTCATCGTTCTCTGTCAAATCGTACATGATCTTTTTAGTCTTTGGCTGACGGCAGgacgagctgctgctgctcgtctGCAGGCGCGGCGAGCCCGGCGGGGTGGTGCAGAGTGAGGCGCATGAACCCGCTGTGCCCCGCCGCGATGATGAGATTGCAGATGGCGTTAGGAGGTTGAGGTACAGGTGGAGCgatggtttttgttgttgttgtttttgttatgcatGAGCGTGCCACATGGTTAGAATGAAACGAATGAATCACATGATGGGAGAAAGACCAATTGAGGAGGTAATATGTAGTATATGAGTATATCGGTTATAAGGATAATACAGAGGGAAgtttacatacacacactgtATTTGATAGCTATGAAAGTTGAAAGTTATAATGGCTAACAACTGGAGTTAAAAGTTTCTTAAAGtctagatttatttttatagcaaattttatattaattaggttaaaaaattaattgatttacaCTAATTCTGGCAATTTTCCAATAGTTTCAAAGACTAATTgcattataaaaatgtaacaatATGAATTGATCAGTCTTGCCTAATTTAAAGACATTTTTAGTCATTCAAAAATAGTTAAACTTGAGACTTTGACTTTAAAGTTAAAACTAATGAAAAGCACATAGCCAAATTGCCTTATTTAAAGACATTTTTAAGTCATTCAAAAATAGTTAAACTTGAGACTTTGACTTTAAAGTTAAAGGTAGTGCACATAACTAACTTTGGTTGTCTGTACTAATGTAGAATGACGCTAAGCTATTTAGGAACATTTAATAGAACGATTGTTAGAGTAATTTAAGATAGATATAGACAACACGTCAATATTCAATTGACTTGCAAATAACTATAACCGACATACACTATACCTCGAATGTTGATTATGGCAGATGATGCTGATTGACACTTACGCTTCGAGTCCAAGTCATTTGACTCCCGTTGGGTGCGTTCGTGCAGAATGCGTCGCTCCTGGAGCGCTCTGCTAGGTATGAGACCAGCGCGTGCCGAGCGTTCGTGATCCTTGCGCGCCTGCCACCAGTAGGCATCGTCCTGCGCCACAATGTGCAGGACATCGCCACGCTGGAAAGCGAGGCCCGCCTCCTTGCAGGGTATATACGGATCCACATCCGGATTGTAGTCAAAGTGAGCACGCACACGCACCTTGGACTCGCGTTGTGCGCCCTTGGTGTCCGCTGGCACCAGCTTAAAGGTAATTGTGCCCTCAGAGTTTTGctgtaaattcaaaaatacacaattaaTAAGTGAATAAAGTAAATTGATAAGAGTGTTTGAATTGCCTACCAAAATGGTGAGCACGTCGCCCGGCGTCTTGCCCTCCACGTTGATGCTGTTGACCTCGATGACCTCGTCGCCTACGTGTATCAGACCCGAGCGATCCGCAGCTCCGCCGTGCATAATGCGAGCAATGATTATCTTGCCCGTCTCCTCATCGGTTTTTATAGTTGCgccctaaaagtaggcaacgcttttttattatcaaaGTTTTtgctctctgtgtatgtgcatgtgtgtattttgctcgtgtgagtgtgtgagtgagcgtgtatgtgtgtgtgagtgtgagtgtgtgagagtcTGGTTGTTTATTTTGGGTGTTTCCGATACATATTGAAATTACA encodes the following:
- the LOC133842057 gene encoding beta-ureidopropionase — protein: MSAFELKSLDECLEKHLPAEELKEVKRILYGVEKEQTLELPASALTTAKENGFEIKGYRFTARPEELRKPRLVRVGAIQNSIALPTTAPIAEQREGIWKKVKAMIKAAAEAGCNIVCTQEAWTMPFAFCTREKFPWCEFAEEAEKGPTTKMLAELAKAYNMVIIHSILERDVEHGETIWNTAVVISNSGRYLGKHRKNHIPRVGDFNESTYYMEGNTGHPVFETEFGKIAINICYGRHHPQNWMMFGLNGAEIVFNPSATIGRLSEPLWSIEARNAAIANSYFTVPINRVGTEEFPNEYTSGDGQPAHKQFGPFYGSTYVAAPDGTRTPSLSRCQDGLLITELDLNLCRQVKDFWGFRQTQRLPLYAESLKKASELDFKPQIIREQ
- the LOC133841975 gene encoding MAGUK p55 subfamily member 7 isoform X1, encoding MLAAVMASDINWDPALSRLITTLKESDNLSNDQEIDFLKALLESKELNALVNVHTKVAKVGRDDRLAPVLSSSAQVLYEVLEQLSQRCHLNDECKEAFHLLQDSHVQHLLFAHDAIAQKDFYPHLPEVPIEMDEDEETIKIVQLVKSNEPLTGAQSAEPIVGATIKTDEETGKIIIARIMHGGAADRSGLIHVGDEVIEVNSINVEGKTPGDVLTILQNSEGTITFKLVPADTKGAQRESKVRVRAHFDYNPDVDPYIPCKEAGLAFQRGDVLHIVAQDDAYWWQARKDHERSARAGLIPSRALQERRILHERTQRESNDLDSKPGSCASLCTTPPGSPRLQTSSSSSSCRQPKTKKIMYDLTENDDFDRELIATYEEVAKLYPRPGIFRPVVLIGAPGVGRNELRRRLIARDPEKFRSPVPYTTRPMRIGEVPGREYIFVARDKMDADIEAGKFVEHGEYKGHLYGTSAESVKSIVNAGCVCVISPHYQAIKTLRTAQLKPFLVHIKPPELSVLKSTRTEARAKSTFDEANARSFTDEEFEDMLKSADRIDFLYGHFFDVEIVNGELVNAFEQLVQNVQRLENEPLWAPSIWVQ
- the LOC133841975 gene encoding MAGUK p55 subfamily member 7 isoform X2; the encoded protein is MLAAVMASDINWDPALSRLITTLKESDNLSNDQEIDFLKALLESKELNALVNVHTKVAKVGRDDRLAPVLSSSAQVLYEVLEQLSQRCHLNDECKEAFHLLQDSHVQHLLFAHDAIAQKDFYPHLPEVPIEMDEDEETIKIVQLVKSNEPLGATIKTDEETGKIIIARIMHGGAADRSGLIHVGDEVIEVNSINVEGKTPGDVLTILQNSEGTITFKLVPADTKGAQRESKVRVRAHFDYNPDVDPYIPCKEAGLAFQRGDVLHIVAQDDAYWWQARKDHERSARAGLIPSRALQERRILHERTQRESNDLDSKPGSCASLCTTPPGSPRLQTSSSSSSCRQPKTKKIMYDLTENDDFDRELIATYEEVAKLYPRPGIFRPVVLIGAPGVGRNELRRRLIARDPEKFRSPVPYTTRPMRIGEVPGREYIFVARDKMDADIEAGKFVEHGEYKGHLYGTSAESVKSIVNAGCVCVISPHYQAIKTLRTAQLKPFLVHIKPPELSVLKSTRTEARAKSTFDEANARSFTDEEFEDMLKSADRIDFLYGHFFDVEIVNGELVNAFEQLVQNVQRLENEPLWAPSIWVQ
- the LOC133841975 gene encoding MAGUK p55 subfamily member 7 isoform X3: MLAAVMASDINWDPALSRLITTLKESDNLSNDQEIDFLKALLESKELNALVNVHTKVAKVGRDDRLAPVLSSSAQVLYEVLEQLSQRCHLNDECKEAFHLLQDSHVQHLLFAHDAIAQKDFYPHLPEVPIEMDEDEETIKIVQLVKSNEPLTGAQSAEPIVGATIKTDEETGKIIIARIMHGGAADRSGLIHVGDEVIEVNSINVEGKTPGDVLTILQNSEGTITFKLVPADTKGAQRESKVRVRAHFDYNPDVDPYIPCKEAGLAFQRGDVLHIVAQDDAYWWQARKDHERSARAGLIPSRALQERRILHERTQRESNDLDSKQNDDFDRELIATYEEVAKLYPRPGIFRPVVLIGAPGVGRNELRRRLIARDPEKFRSPVPYTTRPMRIGEVPGREYIFVARDKMDADIEAGKFVEHGEYKGHLYGTSAESVKSIVNAGCVCVISPHYQAIKTLRTAQLKPFLVHIKPPELSVLKSTRTEARAKSTFDEANARSFTDEEFEDMLKSADRIDFLYGHFFDVEIVNGELVNAFEQLVQNVQRLENEPLWAPSIWVQ
- the LOC133841975 gene encoding MAGUK p55 subfamily member 7 isoform X4, which codes for MLAAVMASDINWDPALSRLITTLKESDNLSNDQEIDFLKALLESKELNALVNVHTKVAKVGRDDRLAPVLSSSAQVLYEVLEQLSQRCHLNDECKEAFHLLQDSHVQHLLFAHDAIAQKDFYPHLPEVPIEMDEDEETIKIVQLVKSNEPLGATIKTDEETGKIIIARIMHGGAADRSGLIHVGDEVIEVNSINVEGKTPGDVLTILQNSEGTITFKLVPADTKGAQRESKVRVRAHFDYNPDVDPYIPCKEAGLAFQRGDVLHIVAQDDAYWWQARKDHERSARAGLIPSRALQERRILHERTQRESNDLDSKQNDDFDRELIATYEEVAKLYPRPGIFRPVVLIGAPGVGRNELRRRLIARDPEKFRSPVPYTTRPMRIGEVPGREYIFVARDKMDADIEAGKFVEHGEYKGHLYGTSAESVKSIVNAGCVCVISPHYQAIKTLRTAQLKPFLVHIKPPELSVLKSTRTEARAKSTFDEANARSFTDEEFEDMLKSADRIDFLYGHFFDVEIVNGELVNAFEQLVQNVQRLENEPLWAPSIWVQ